The sequence GCGTGGGGCGGGTGCGCTGCCGTCGAGCACCTGCTCGATCGCCGCGTTGACGTCCTCGAGCGGGCGCTCGGCGTACTCGAGCGTGGTCAGGCCGCGGCGGTGCAGTTCGAAGACCTCCTCGAGGTCGTGCCGGGTGCCGACGATCGAGCCGTGGATGTCGAGCCCGCCGAGCACGGTCTCGAAGATCGGCAGCTGGATGTGGTTGTCGGCGGGGAGGCCGACGAAGACCAGCTTGCCGCCGCGCGCGAGGGACCCGTAGGCCTGCTCGAACGCCTTCGGGCTGACCGCGGTTGAGATCGCGGCGTCGGCGCCCCCGAGGCGCTGGATGGCGGCGATCGGATCCTCCTCGAGCGGGTTGACGAGGTGCTCGGCGCCGACCGCACTCGCGCTCTCCAGGCGGGCCTGGTTGATGTCCACGGCGATCACGGACGCGCCGGTGATGCGCGCGTACTGCACGGCGAGGTGGCCGAGGCCGCCGACGCCGAAGACCGCGACCAGGCTGGCCGAGCGGGCCCCGGAGTCCTTGACCGCCTTGTAGGTGGTGACGCCCGCGCAGGTCAGCGGCGAGGCGTCGGCCGGGTCGATCCCGTCGGGTACGCGGACGACGTGGCGGGCGTAGCCGATCGCGTACTCGGCGAAGCCGCCGTTGAGCGCGTAGCCCATGTTCTTCTGCTCAAGGCAGAGCGTCTCGCGGCCGCTGTTGCAGTAGCGGCAGGTGCCGCACGCGTAGCCGAGCCACGGCAGCGCGACGCGCATGCCCGGCTCGAGCCCGTACATCGGCCCGCTGCCGAGCCGCTCGACGATGCCGACTCCCTCGTGCCCGGGGATGAACGGCGGCGACGGCTTCACCGGCCACTCGCCGCGGGCGGCATGGATGTCGGTGTGGCAGAGCCCGCAGGTCTCGACGCGGACGAGCACCTGACCCTGGCCGGGTTGGGGAACAGGCAGCTCCTCGATCTGGAGTGGACGGTCGAAGCTGCGGACGACGGCGGCCTTCATGCGGCCTCCTTCACGGTCGGTGGGCGGTGCCTCGAGCGTCGCAGCGGCCTCGCGCGCCGCCATCGGTAGGAGGCCGCCGCGCACTGCGGGAAAGCGCGGATGGACCAGAGCGGCCGCGCTTGGCACGATCGACGCCATGATCGAGCTCGACCGCTTGACCAAGCGCTACGGCGACGCGCGCGGGATCGAGGACGTGTCGCTGCGCATCGGCGCTGGGGAGGTGTTCGGCTTCCTCGGCCCCAACGGCGCCGGCAAGACGACCACGATCCGCACGATGCTCGGCCTGCTGCGGGCCACCCGCGGGCACGCGCGCGTGTTCGGGCTCGACAGCCGCACCGACGCCCGCGCGGTGCACGCCCGGCTGGGCAACCTGCCCGGCGACTTCGCCTACGAGCCCCGGCTGACCGGGCGCGAGCTGCTGCGCTACCTGGCCGACCTGCGCGGCCTGCGCGACCTCGGCCGCGCCGAGGAGCTGGCCGCCCGCTTCCAGGCCGAGCTCGACCGGCCGCTCGGGCAGCTCTCACGCGGCAACCGGCAGAAGGTCGGGCTCGTGCAGGCCGCCTTCCACGACCCCGAGCTGCTCGTGCTCGACGAGCCCACGAGCGGCCTCGACCCGCTGATGCAGGAGGCGTTCCTGCAATTCGTGGCCGACGAGCGCGAGCGCGGACGCACGGTGCTGCTGTCCTCGCACGACCTGGACGAGGTCGAGCGCGTGTGCGACCGCGTCGCGATCATCCGCGAAGGGCGCCTGATCGCGGTCGAGGACGTCGCCGGGATCATCGGCCGCGCGTACCGCCACGTGACGCTCGAGCTCGCCGAGCGCGTGGACCCCGACGAGTTCCGCCGCCTGCCGGGCGTGATCGACCTGGTCTCGGACGGACGGCGCGTCACTTTCAAGGCCACGGGCGACCTCGACGCGGTCATCAAGGCCGCGGCGCGCCACACCGTGGTGGACCTCGAGCTCGTGCATCCCACGCTGGAAGAGGTCTTCCTCACCTACTACGGAGGGACCACGTGAGCCCGCTGCGAGCGGTGGTGCGCCGCGGCCTGCGTGACCATCGCCGCGTCCTGCTGACCTGGGGCGCGCCGCTGAGCGCGATGGGCGCGCTGATGGCGCTGCTGTGGCCCTCGATCGAGGGGTCGGTGGACACGCTGCTCGACAGCTATCCCGACCAGCTCAAGGAGGCCTTCAACATCCGCGCCCTGGACAGCGTCGAGGCCTACATCGACGCGGAGCTGCTCAGCCTCATCGTGCCGCTCGCGCTGGCCGTGCTGGGCGTTCGGGCGATCGTCCGGGCGCTTTCGGGCGCGGAGGAGCGCGGGTACCTGGACCTCGTGCTGACCACGCCGGTCGCGCGCAGGACGCTGGTCGCGGGCGCGCTCGTGGTCGCGGCGGTGGTCGTGGCGGCGGTGCTGGCGATGATGACCGGCGTCACCTGGCTGGCGGCATCGGTGGTGGGCGCAGACCCGTCGCTCGTGATCCTCGGCCGGGGGATGGCCAACGTCTGGCCGCTCGCCGTCTTCTTCGCCGGGCTCGCCGCGCTCGGCTGCGGCTGGGCGCACTCGGGCGGGCCGGTGCTCGCCGCGGCGTCGGGCGTGCTCGTCGGCATGTACCTCCTCGACCTGCTGGGCAAGCTCGCCGACGCGGTCGAGCCGCTGCGGTACCTGTCGGTGTTCAAGTACTACGGCTCGGCGATCCAGGACGGGATCGACCCAGTCGCCTTCGTCGGCGTCACGCTGACGGGTGTGCTGCTGGCCGCGGTCGGTGCGTGGGCGTTCGAACGGCGCGACGTGCGCTGAGCCCGCGTGCTCGGCGCCGCTGTCGCGGTCCGTGGCCGATCACCGGCTGACGCGACCGCCGCTCGACGGCGGAGAACGACGGACCCACCCGCGGCAGGACTGCGGTTGTGCACCCCGCGGCCGAGTGGGACGCTGCCAACATGACCGATCGGCCGCACCCGGTCCTGGTGGGCATCGACGGCACCGCCTCCGGCCTGGAGGCCGTCGCGCTCGGGGGCGCGCTGGCGGTGCTCACCGGCTCACCGGTGGTGCTCGGCGCCGTCCACTCGTTCGAGGGCGAGTCGTGGCCCACGCCCGCCATGGCCGATCGCTGGCTGTCCGAGGCCGGACAACGGCTCGGCGGCTTCGTCCCGCGCACGAACGTCGCGATCCCGTCGACGAGCCCCTCCCGAGGGCTGAACCACCTGGCCGCCGTCGAGGACGCGCGGTTGATCGTGCTCGGCTCGAGCCGCCATGGGCCGATCGGCCGGGTCCTGACGGGATCGACCACGCGCCGCGTCACGCACGGTGCGCCCTGCGCCGTGGCCGTCGCGCCTCACGGCTGGGCGGTCCGGTCCGGCGAGGTACCGCTCGTCTTCGGCGCGGGCGTCACCGGTGCACCGGAGGCCCGCGCGGCGCTGGCGCTGGCGGCGGAGCTGGCCGCTTCGGCGCGGGCGGCGGTCCACGCCTGGTCGGTGGTGCACGTGCCGCCGCCGGCCCATCCGATGTTCGCCGCCACCAGCTACGAGGGCTGGCGCCGACGACAACGCCGGGATGCCGAGCGGGACGCGCGCGAGCTGATCGACGCCGTCGCGCCCGCCACGGGCGTCGAGCTCACCGTCGTCGAGGGCGACCCGGTCGAGACGCTCGCCGCGGCGTCCGTCGACCTGGACCTGCTGGTCATCGGCTCTCGCCGCTACGGACCGATCCGACGGGTGCTGCTCGGTGGCGTGTCGACGCCGCTGATCGACTGCGCGCATTGCCCACTGGTCGTCGTGCCGCGCGGGGTCCATGCCGATCCGATCGAGATCGCTGGCGTCGGTGCGGTCACCCACGCCTAGGGAGCCGCCCGCCCGGCTCGTCGCCGCCGCGGTGCTGGCCGCGATCGTCGCCGGGGCCGTGCTCGCGTGGACGGGTGCCGGCGACACCGCCCGTCTGGTCTGGACGGGTGCGGTGGTCGTCGCGCTGGTCCCGCTGAGCGTCAGCGTCGCCCGGGAGCTGCGCTCCGGTCGTGTCGGCGCGGACGTGATCGCGCTGCTGGCCATGGCCGGGGCGCTCGTGCTCGGCGAGGAGCTGGCGGGCGCGGTGATCGCGCTCATGCTCGCCGGCGGGACCGCGCTCGAGCAGACCGCGCAGCGGCGCGCACGTCGCGACCTCACCGCGTTGGTCGAGCACGCGCCGCGGGTCGCCCATCGGCGTGCGGGGGACGTGCTGGTCGAGGTGGCGGTCGATGCGCTCGTGCCCGGCGACGTCGTCGTGGTGCGGCCGGGGGAGGTCGTGCCGGTGGACGGGTTCGTCGAGCAGGCCCCGGCGGTTCTGGACGAGTCGGCGTTGACGGGCGAGGCGCTCCCGGTCACGCGCGGCGCCGGCGAGCCCGTGCGCAGCGGGGTGGTGTGCTGTGGTTCCGCGTTCACGCTGGTGGCGACGCGGACCGTCGCCGACTCGGCCTACTCCGTGCTGCTCGGGCTCGTGCGTGGCGCGGAGCGCGAGCGGGCGCCGTTCGTGCGGCTCGCGGACCGCTACGCCGCGCACTTCCTCGTGCTCACGCTCGTCCTTGCCGGCGGCGCGTGGGCGGTCAGCGGCGATCCGGTGCGGGCGCTGGCGGTGCTCGTGGTGGCGACGCCCTGCCCGTTGATCCTGGCGGCGCCGATCGCGATCGTCTGCGCGATGTCGCGCTCGGCGCGTGCGGGCGTCGTCGTCAAGGACGGGGGCACGATCGAGCGCCTCGCGCGGGCCCGCACCGTCCTGATCGACAAGACCGGGACGCTGACGCTGGGCGAGCCGGCGGTGGAACGCGTCGAGACGACCGCGGAACACGGCCCGGACGAGGTGCTGCGGTTGGCCGCGTCGCTCGAGCAGGTCTCCGTCCACGGCATCGCCGAGGCGATCGTCCACGACGCCGAGCAGCGCGGACTGCACCTCACCCTGCCCCAGGACGTTCACGAGTCGCCCGGGCAGGGCTTGGAGGGCACCGTGGACGGCCGGCACCTCGCCGCCGGGAGCGAGGCCTACCTACGCTCGCAGGGCGCCGAGCCCTCGTTCTCCACCGGCTCGGGCGCGCCGGCGCACGTCGCCGTCGACGGGCGCGCGGTCGGCATGATCGTCCTCGCCGACCGCCTGCGTGACGACGCCGCCGCCGCGGTGCGCGCGCTCAGGGCCGCAGGGGTGCACGAGGTGGTGATGGCGACCGGTGACCGGCGCGAGCGCGCGGAGGTCGTCGGCCGTCGCGCCGGCGTGGACCGGGTGTACGCGGAGCTCGATCCCGGCGACAAGCTCGCGCTCGTGCGGGAAGCGCAGGAGCGGCCGGTCGTGATGGTCGGCGACGGCGTCAACGACGCTCCGGCGCTTGCCCTTGCAGACGTCGGCGTGGCGATGGGTGTCGCCGGCGCCACGGCGGCGGCGGAGGCGGCGGACGCCGTGATCGTCGTCGACCGGCTCGACCGGCTCGCCGACGCCGTCCGCATCAGCGCCCGAGCGCTGGCGATCGCCCGCCAG comes from Solirubrobacter pauli and encodes:
- a CDS encoding ABC transporter permease subunit — protein: MSPLRAVVRRGLRDHRRVLLTWGAPLSAMGALMALLWPSIEGSVDTLLDSYPDQLKEAFNIRALDSVEAYIDAELLSLIVPLALAVLGVRAIVRALSGAEERGYLDLVLTTPVARRTLVAGALVVAAVVVAAVLAMMTGVTWLAASVVGADPSLVILGRGMANVWPLAVFFAGLAALGCGWAHSGGPVLAAASGVLVGMYLLDLLGKLADAVEPLRYLSVFKYYGSAIQDGIDPVAFVGVTLTGVLLAAVGAWAFERRDVR
- a CDS encoding heavy metal translocating P-type ATPase; amino-acid sequence: MRSPTPREPPARLVAAAVLAAIVAGAVLAWTGAGDTARLVWTGAVVVALVPLSVSVARELRSGRVGADVIALLAMAGALVLGEELAGAVIALMLAGGTALEQTAQRRARRDLTALVEHAPRVAHRRAGDVLVEVAVDALVPGDVVVVRPGEVVPVDGFVEQAPAVLDESALTGEALPVTRGAGEPVRSGVVCCGSAFTLVATRTVADSAYSVLLGLVRGAERERAPFVRLADRYAAHFLVLTLVLAGGAWAVSGDPVRALAVLVVATPCPLILAAPIAIVCAMSRSARAGVVVKDGGTIERLARARTVLIDKTGTLTLGEPAVERVETTAEHGPDEVLRLAASLEQVSVHGIAEAIVHDAEQRGLHLTLPQDVHESPGQGLEGTVDGRHLAAGSEAYLRSQGAEPSFSTGSGAPAHVAVDGRAVGMIVLADRLRDDAAAAVRALRAAGVHEVVMATGDRRERAEVVGRRAGVDRVYAELDPGDKLALVREAQERPVVMVGDGVNDAPALALADVGVAMGVAGATAAAEAADAVIVVDRLDRLADAVRISARALAIARQSVLVGMGLSLVAMIAAAAGLLPPLAGAVLQEAIDVAVILNALRALRG
- a CDS encoding universal stress protein → MTDRPHPVLVGIDGTASGLEAVALGGALAVLTGSPVVLGAVHSFEGESWPTPAMADRWLSEAGQRLGGFVPRTNVAIPSTSPSRGLNHLAAVEDARLIVLGSSRHGPIGRVLTGSTTRRVTHGAPCAVAVAPHGWAVRSGEVPLVFGAGVTGAPEARAALALAAELAASARAAVHAWSVVHVPPPAHPMFAATSYEGWRRRQRRDAERDARELIDAVAPATGVELTVVEGDPVETLAAASVDLDLLVIGSRRYGPIRRVLLGGVSTPLIDCAHCPLVVVPRGVHADPIEIAGVGAVTHA
- a CDS encoding ABC transporter ATP-binding protein, whose amino-acid sequence is MIELDRLTKRYGDARGIEDVSLRIGAGEVFGFLGPNGAGKTTTIRTMLGLLRATRGHARVFGLDSRTDARAVHARLGNLPGDFAYEPRLTGRELLRYLADLRGLRDLGRAEELAARFQAELDRPLGQLSRGNRQKVGLVQAAFHDPELLVLDEPTSGLDPLMQEAFLQFVADERERGRTVLLSSHDLDEVERVCDRVAIIREGRLIAVEDVAGIIGRAYRHVTLELAERVDPDEFRRLPGVIDLVSDGRRVTFKATGDLDAVIKAAARHTVVDLELVHPTLEEVFLTYYGGTT
- a CDS encoding zinc-dependent alcohol dehydrogenase, with the protein product MKAAVVRSFDRPLQIEELPVPQPGQGQVLVRVETCGLCHTDIHAARGEWPVKPSPPFIPGHEGVGIVERLGSGPMYGLEPGMRVALPWLGYACGTCRYCNSGRETLCLEQKNMGYALNGGFAEYAIGYARHVVRVPDGIDPADASPLTCAGVTTYKAVKDSGARSASLVAVFGVGGLGHLAVQYARITGASVIAVDINQARLESASAVGAEHLVNPLEEDPIAAIQRLGGADAAISTAVSPKAFEQAYGSLARGGKLVFVGLPADNHIQLPIFETVLGGLDIHGSIVGTRHDLEEVFELHRRGLTTLEYAERPLEDVNAAIEQVLDGSAPAPRLVFRMASGSGAATAGELGATIGA